In Patescibacteria group bacterium, the genomic window AACCTATGCCTAAATTTGCCCAAGTAAGACCTCGGGAATTGGTAAGCGCTTTTGAGAAATTGGGCTTTTATGTGGATCATCAGACCGGGTCGCACGCGGTGCTGTATAGGGATTCCGACCAGAAAAGAGCGGTCATTCCCCTTCATACGAGAGTAATTCCGCGCGGCACTTTCACGGCAATTCTCCGCGAAGCAGGGGTAAGGAGAGAAGATATCGTATTATAGGGTATTTGAATAGCACGTCGCAGGCCCGTATGAGGGCTTTTTTATTTTAAGCTCTTGACAACTTCATAATTGATATGTTAGGGTGCACCTTCCCTTCAATATTAAGATTCACGTATAAATAGTCTGTATAGGTCTGCGATATGCGTGAAATGTAAATTTTGTAGGGGCGTGGAGCACCAACAGACGAATTGCAGCTTAAAGAACCGGAAGGGCTTGAAAAAGCCCAGAGAGGAAGCACAAGGAGGCATAAGGTATCGCTCCACCACGATTTTGGCAGGAGCGTTTTTTGTTGTAACTGACTTGGAATTTTCGATGTTTATCCACCCTATCATTTCTATCCGTCTTATTAGTTTTATCCAACTTATCAAAACATAACCATTTAACCATGTAGCCATTTAATAACAGTCCGATTCCCGCCGTCTTTCCGGACGGCAATAGGTGACCCGAAGACAATCGCGATCTGCTCCACAGTTGCGGTTTGCTCGCCGGCAGTATCACCTATTGCTATCTGGGATGACAAAGAGTGTACATTGAAAATTTAAATACCAATACATGCCTCGACTGGCGCGCCTTGGGCAGAATCCTCAAAAAGTTCCTCTCCCTAGTAAGGGAGAGGTGTAGGTGAGGGTGTACAACAATTTAACAGTTTAACAGTGTAGCAATTTAACCATGTAGCATTGCATCAATGTAGCAGTTTAACAATTCACCAAGGGTTTCCTCCCAGCGTGCGTCAGTCATGAGGCAATTAAAAAACCAAAAATAGCCGGTTGGACTTGCCCCGTAGTGAAACGAAGTTTCTACTACTGGGGTGTGCAATTCCGGCAGAACTTCCTCCTTCAAAACCAATAGAGGGAAGAAAAACATCATGGAGGTACGCATAATGCGAACACTCACATGCGCCACGTTGGCGCTCGTAATCATTGCGTCATTGGCCGCCCCCGCCATGGCGCAACAATCGGCGTGGAAACACGTCGGGGGTGCTCCCTATACTGGGAAGGATTCGGTGGCAATTTGGTCCGCCCCGAACACCTCTTCCTCAGTGAAGGCCCATCTCTGGGACCAGTGGGCTGCAGGGAGCAAAAAAAAGATCTCGGTCCCACGGGGTTCTATCCTCGCCGCCGTCAATAATCGAGGCGGCTGGACCCTTCGCAACGTTCGTTGCGAGTGGGAAACCCCGGAACGTTTTCCTTCTTTGCCGGCCTATGAGGTCAGCTGGCAGGAAGGTGCCGTTCTTTACAAGGTCGGCAAATTTTCCCGCGACCTCAACCGCTTAAATTGCGGGAACTGGTACGTCATCGTGTCATACCAGCGCCCGCAGCCATCTGCGCAACGCCCTACTCAAC contains:
- a CDS encoding type II toxin-antitoxin system HicA family toxin, with protein sequence MPKFAQVRPRELVSAFEKLGFYVDHQTGSHAVLYRDSDQKRAVIPLHTRVIPRGTFTAILREAGVRREDIVL